GCAAAAACTGATCGGGGACAGCCATGAGTCTTGAAAAAGTAGAATCTAAGGGGCTTTTCCTGATCGGGGACCCGCATATTGCATCCACCCCTCCGGGGCAACGGCTGGGCGACTTTGCGGCAGATGTGCTGGATAAATTGGAAGCCTGCTTTAAGCGGGCAGCGGCGCTGGATATGGTTCCGCTCATCCTCGGTGATTTGTTTCACTGGCCGCGCGATAACGGCAATTCCCTGCTAGTGGATATGATAGGGCTGTTCGCGCAGTATAAACCATTCGTGTTGGTGGGTAACCACGATAAGTATCAGGCACGCTTTACCCCGGATGTGTCCATGGCCGTGCTCGATGCTGCGGGGGTGATCCGATTGATTAGTGAGCAGGGACCTGCTTTTGAACTTCAAACACCGCAAGGATTGGTGCTAATCGGCGCATCCCCGGACTCCACACCCATTCCCAAGGAATTTGATCGCGAAGATGGCAAATATCTCAACGTTGTCTGGGTGACCC
The Marinifilum sp. JC120 DNA segment above includes these coding regions:
- a CDS encoding metallophosphoesterase encodes the protein MSLEKVESKGLFLIGDPHIASTPPGQRLGDFAADVLDKLEACFKRAAALDMVPLILGDLFHWPRDNGNSLLVDMIGLFAQYKPFVLVGNHDKYQARFTPDVSMAVLDAAGVIRLISEQGPAFELQTPQGLVLIGASPDSTPIPKEFDREDGKYLNVVWVTHHNISFPECEKKQHAIKEKPGIDWIINGHIHRPRESITKGMTTWANPGNITRLVFSRLALERKPQAAIWIPECEDLEKWEISHRDFYEVFPDQEFLPEVEDAEAAESKFLQGLERLAWKRTHEGEGLKQFLTDNIDPEEPESPLIWELYTEVTDGNG